The DNA sequence GATTGTATATTGTAGGCCTATCTTGAACTACTCATCTGCAGATTTCTACCAGTTTCTCAGCCCTGCAACAATGGTTGTTATAAACTAATGGTATACCAATCATTTCAGACTGGATTAAAATGATATTTTAGCCTTTACATAAAGATATAATACTCATATCACACATGACTTTCTCACTATTTAACCCTATAAAGAAATGTTAACTGATGCACATTAATCTTCCAGTTTACAGTCAGTGACTGTGGCAAACATCTATCAGAACATTCTCGCGTATTCATATCATAACTTTGGCAACAAGATAAGCAAATGATGTAGCAACTGTTTAACAATGTTAACCTGCATACTTAGTGAGAGCCTGCATAATTCAGCAAAAAAACGATACTGTATCCCGTCTTGTCAACAAACCAAACCCTCCCACATCTTCTGGAAAAATGGGAGACCAATGGGAATTCTAACGTGAGAACAGTTTGCGTTTGACGGAAGTTGAACGAAGGTTTGTGTGAAGATAGAATTGACACATTTTACTAAAGTTAATCATTTTTATCCCGGGCAGCGCAACATACGTTTTCACGTTTTAACTGCGCGCGTGCATTAATGTCGTTCGCGGTCCTTTTGAGAATTCCAATTCCAATGTTGAAATAGTTCAAATGACTTTATAATTCATTTTATTAATGTGACTTCCTCACGCCTACACTTTTCCTATTGTTTCGCTATCTGAAACTCCGATAAGAGGACTGGTAAAAACCACACATTGTGCCCACTTTCGATCATAaacacattttgaaaaaaaatattcaatgtTGGATGAGAAAAATAGGCTACTCACCTTTAAGGAAAAATATATACGTTGCTTTCATCAATGTTGCTCAGAATAAGATACAAGTTATGTTCCTCAAATTCATACAATGTTGCACCAACGTGTTACTTTCCTTCTCTCCAAATATCCTGATTTCGGCGAAGGTGGGCGGAGACTAGACAGGCCTAACCTATCTGATAactgacagacacacatataAGTCAAGAATGGTTTAGTAATAATATTAACATAGTCCAGTTATGTCCGCAGCTCATGGACTGTAATAGTTTTATATATTTTGGTAATGTTTGCATGATTGTTGTTTGTGCAAGGGCATAAATAACTTGATAATATTGCTCTTTGAGTCCCGAAGCTTGACACCCCTTACCACAATGTTCCTAAATGACGCAATGAGGGGGACATGAGACTTTCCCAGCAAAAACAATACCTCCCCCAAAAAACTAAAGCAAACTAACATGAAAGTAACCTGTGTTGCTATAGTAATATATGGAAAGGAAGTGTGAGAGCACTTCTTTTGACATTTCCACCCAAGCAAGAGTTAACACAATTCCAGAAGAAGAATCTCATCAAGAGAAACACTGTCCAAAGGTTTTAAATAGAATGCATTGATTTGTAAAAGTACAGGTTAATTTCCTAAAAGGTCAAATTTTCTGAATCAGATGCATTGCAGTGGTATAATCTAACGTGCTATTATAATCTCTTCATAATCTTATTAATGATTACACTCAAACCTTTATCCTCCATCCATTTGTAGAATTGGTTCTCCTAAATCTATGCcactgaaataaaatgtaaaaatgttatgaatAAACATGGCTTAGACTTTTTTCCTATCTGATTTCATAACACCATCTAGTGGTTGCTTCTGGCAGTCTATGAAACAAAGTTGAAGGAAACCAAGGAAACATCATTTGATAGTTTTTCCCCCAAATTTTTTACTAAGATCATTAAGCATGACAAATTATTCACCTTCAATTCAATAAACAATCAAGTTTAAAACATATTCAGTCTGAATGGATTTCTTATACTATCACAAATATTTGTTAAACAAAAATTCAGTAGGTACATTGAAATAATAATCATACATCCTTATATTGCAACGAAAATCACAAAATAAATTTATAAAGCATATTTTTCAATCAAAAATATATGCATGGACCATGTGTGATAATACTACCATGTTAGCTTTATTAAAGTAAGACAAATTCTGCTGGCACATACTTCTCCCACAAACAGTAATTACTGCTTCTTTCcatttgaaaatgtatcaatctGCAACATACTGTAAAAGTCAACAGCAGTACAATCAACAGCTAGTAATCAAGTATTAAAAATACTTATTTCATTGTGTTGAAGAATGTACTTGTTCCGAATGCCACATCCGGGTTTTATTCAATAGGCACCAAACAaaagaaaactgactgaaacagaTGGGGGGACTACCCGGACTGGTCCAATAAGaaactctttctttctttccattGCAAGACGTTTTACcacagtgtgccctaatgaattcGACCTTGTTCTTCAAGCTAGTTTGATTTTCGTGTCATTTCTTAGTAATAAAGCCCCACATGGTTGAAAAGATCCTCATGCATATATACTAGTGGTTTGTATTAAGTGCAAGAATTGAAAGGCCCCTTTTCTCAAATCACTAGAATAGCTTACTCATCAACTCGTTATTCACTAATCATATTCGTTACCCTACAACCACAAACTCTCTCACACCTAGACAGAGACACGCACACCTTGGTTCATTGCAAACCCCAACTGACCCGTCACCCACTACTAAAGACAACCATCCGCAGTACATTAGCATCAAATACTGTGACATGCATGATGAGAAATTATCcagattaaaaaaaattatgggATTCAACACATCTCAACAAATCGTGTGATTTGCAATGTACATGATCCAAAGAGCTTGATTAGATCACAAGGATCAGTCATCAAAACCCCTTCATCTTTAGGCCACCTCGTATGCGAACTACAGTttttcttcctctccatcttatgTTTTCTCAGACCTTCGATTAAATCCATTAACAAGGCATGGGGTATATTTAAACTCATAAACGAAGTACTAGTTTAATAAGTCCAGTAGAATGATTGATTCATTCATTAGCAGCACATCAGTAGAGGTGGAGTAAGGAGGCTGGTCTCCAATGGTTCCCCTTTAAAAAATGTTCCACCACCTGTGGTTGGTTAAACACTGAAGGGGCGGGTGGAATGAGCCCCTTCCGGTTGGTGGACGGGCAGCGGCGGCCATGTCGGGGTCACACTGCTCGATTAGTGTTGTTAGTGTGCTTCCCGTCCCCTGTAGTGGAGGGGTCAGGTGAGAAGGCTCCGGGGTCATCTTACAGGTTGGCCTGCAGGGGTTTCAGGTACTTGTGGTAGGACTCGTGGACctagaagagagggaaggagggtcaATTTCAGTATTCTGCAGGTAGTCACTTCCACCCACCGGCTCCCTCTCGCTGTCGGTAGCAATAGCCTTGGGACAAGGTTACTCTGCGCAGGATACTTATTACTACAGCAAATCATTCATTAGATTGCTGTCTTTATGTAGGCAAACTACGCAATGAACACAGAGATAATTTGGCTCTTGATCATAATCTGAAACAAATCCTTGTGAATGGTTCTCAAATGGTCTATTCATGTTCTTAATAATGAACTAAGGTTAAAAAAAGCGTAAAATTAACAGTAAATTCATTTTCTTAATCTGTCTCTTTTTTAAAGGCCCTCTCCATGAACTCTGACCTCTGTCTTGTTGAGAGGCGAGCGGCGGGCCCACTCGAACATGTGCTCATAGACGTTGCCGTCGTAGCGTCCCAGGACGGAGTTCAGCATTTCGTCACGGTAGTCGAAGGCGTCCACCAGGGCCACGGCGTTGGGCCTCAGCTGGGCCAGAAGCTCCTTCAGACGCTGGGACACCTGGGAGAGCTGGGGCACGCTCAGGAGACCAGTCTGGAGTGAGGAAGGAATAGTGAGGTTGTTATTGTTAAAGAGAATGTGTTCCCAATAAATAAGTAATAGGTTAAAATATCCAAATGTCATGACAAACGAGTTAGAGCCTTTATACGTAGGATCAAATCGGAAAGTTAGAGTAAGAACAtaactgattgcagcattaccacaaacatggaagaggcaagtggaaaagggagaaggtagggaacttgtttgtctgccatatattaaaaatacaaattggctgaaaggaactggcataaatagaaacattttccagtttcatttgaggacaaaaatgttgacagctgtgccatacaggttgcaaataaatgggaagagattttcgatgtaccggcacatggtttatgaacctgtacaaaaaacaacacttgattcaacagagtttttcaatttaaatgattatatatatatatatatatcaaaatctacagagctgagattgttgtgcGAGTTGTGCGAaccatgtagcttgtttctggtcacaggttcaggaatggtaaaaaaaaaaatcaagacatgcacttaaaattaaccttacaaatagcagtgttggttGATTTAGAGAGCCATAGTCAGTCaaataatactcgtaggaaaggttttcatctttaacTCACAATCTGAATACTATACGATTAGAATGGTTAAAATTATATAAAAcgtcacagcacaattgaaaaatatatggcacatagaaaccaaacgagggtggtctATGTGATAGGTGGGATGagctgaggggtgggattaaagtgtttatgtttggtaatgtattactTTTATGTGACTGCTTTATATAGAAGTACCATGCATTTAAAATTTGTAAGCAAAAGCAATTAAAAAACAAAAAGATATTTGTCCTCCAAAGAGGGGTGGTGATGAAGGGGTTAATacaattttcttttttaaatatacaaaaataagataaTCTTCCTTTAATAAGTGATGCAAGTACGAGTGTAATACCATGTCTTGCTTAAAACATCATACATGACGTTATAAAAATGAATATAGACTTTGGTACGGGACCCACTGATGGACGCATTGAAATTCACATATTTTTCTTCAAGAACTTGAGTATGTATGTAGTCCCTGTACTTTCCCCTGGGAGTCTGTGATTGACAGTTGCCATGGTGGTGGTTACCTGGAGGAAGTCTCCGCTGTGCTGTTGGATGCCCTGGAGGGCATAGAGCAGGGCCAGGGTGCTGAGGACAGAGTGCAACCCCGTGTCTCCTATCTCCCCCAGCTTAGCTGCAAACAGCTTCACCACCACATAGTGACAGTGGgcctggagatggaaagtgaggaggagaagagatggatGAGCGTTAAatgaggaccagagagagaggaagaaaaggaaattgaaagagggaaggagaggggaagagataggagggatggggggggggctcCCTCCCAAAAAACAACACATTCCATATCCCAGGTTGGTAAGGTAACTTACATCAGAGGCTCTGACCAGGTCTATAGCGCTGTTGTTCCAGGCAtcctcctgactgactctcttcTGTAGCTCCTGCTGAATACTCTTAGCTGCCATCTCAACCAgcctaaagacacacagagaggcattGACATAGGAAACCTTTAAACAAAAACTGACGCATGGCTGTCCATAGAATACAAGTACAATTCGTTGTGTGCTGGACTGGTGGACCATTTTAGCTCAACTCATTGCATTGCCTGGCACCAACTACCACATTGCTCTGATTAAAAGTCTCTGCCATACAATGTACAGCCCTTTGGGACTTAACGAAGATCAAATATCTAAATGGGATCTATTACATTTTGGTTATCTTGTAGGCCCACTTACTTGGCAGCTCGTAGTTTGTAAGCCTCCACAAGGCTGGCCAGGTCATTGACGTTGACTACAGTGGGTCGGGAGGACACAGACTGGGGCTGCAGCCTACGCTCTGACTCGTTCAGGTAGGACACAATGCCACTCAGCTGGTGGCCTGCCGACGCCTGCCGGTAGCTCTTTATCAAGAACCTGGGGAGTGAGGGATGCGAACACGTGAGCAAGACGATGGATGGGCACAAAGGTCACACACAGACAAGAACACACACAAAGTAGAgatgggcgatatggccaaaatatcatatgtGTTTCTCATTtttgacggtattttatgttttggTATAATAAAAGTTTTACCGTAATTtgcggactattaagcgcacctgaatataagccgcacccactgaatttaaaacaaaaattattattttgaacataaataagcagcacatgtctataagccgcaggtgcctaccggtacattgaaacaaataaactttacacaggctttaacgaaacacggcttgtaacaaaaataaataggctttaatgaaacacggcttgtaacaaaaaagaaaaaattatCAGTAGACTTTAGTTGTCAATTCctcatgctgctgtttccaacgccttatcatcgactcattaagaccaagctcccgtgcagcaggtaggtctatttccttttcaaacagccagatcaatcgccttcaacttgaaagctgcatcatatgcatttctccgtgtctttgccatgatgagggtgacaaaatgactaccgtaatcagaatgatgggaagtttgagagcgctcgatttaatctaaacagtaaaaaaagttgtttgaccttaacccgttcggcaatttcattggtctaatgaaagcttcatgccgccaaaaaaatgagcacgtcacagaatgtgttttgttttttttttgaaaaaaaaaatgtaaagtgggaaaaatccatatattagccgcgtcattgtttaagccgcgaggttcaaagctgggaaaaaagttgcggcttatagtctggaatttaCGGTACATATGCTTAATGAGTCATGCAtgatcctagggtggcaacaAATACATTCTAAGTGGTTTTAAATGGggctctctctcttctgattgATTGTATAAAACAAACTTAAAACCAAACTAATTTCAGCCTTTTCATCAATTACCTTCACTCATTTGCTATCATTTCCACACtgtaaaatatttgttttgtctttgtatgCCTCTATCGTGAAAAAGTCACTTTTCCTTTATGAAAATAATAATTCTCCTCTGACCATGTATTTTCAATGGATTCCATGGCAGTTTTTACTTTCGCCACAAAGGGCATTGTGCTGATTTCTAAGGTGCTTTTGGCACCCCCACTGCCTCACAGATACTAGCCTATTCATCGCACATAATGACATGTGCGCACCTGAAGCTCTTGCTAGCAAATGATCCGATCTCAACTGTTAGCAGTCTCTTACTGGCAGTAAGAATGGACCATTGCAATCATTTTTCAAGTTTCATCACTCAGTTATTACACTTAACAAAGCAAGCATTGAAATACCATTATGTAAGGTAAAAATCCAAACCGGTCCATGCATTAATACTGGTatatagtaaaacgctgtttacCACCCAGCTCTAAGTACATACAAACTCATACACACCCATTCATTTGGTCCTAGTCTCACTCACTCCCATTCAACTACTTTCCTCACCCTTTCCATTGTACACTTCACACTTAGCAGTGCTTACACTGAACACACTCCCAAAAACATTTAGACAGTTAGGTAGTAATTATCAACAAAGCATCGATCTTTGATGTGCAGGGCGCAATATCACACATAGCTTTTAATACTAGGCTTATGTGCCCTGACTTGACGTTGTGGAATACAtcttaatgtgtgtttgtgtgagctgTATAATGTGACTAACTGATGTTTTTGATTCAGCAAGGAAAGAATGTGTAatttcagggtgtgtgtgtgtgtgtgtcatatctGTGtcttatatttgtgtgtgtgagtgggcgtttgcatgtgtgcgtgcgtgtgcaaaTGTACGTGTGTACCTACCTAGCTGTCTGCAGCATCATGACAGTGTTCTCTCCCTCGTAGGTGCACGTGGGCACGAAGGTAACATAGATGTCTGGGAGGGCGCTGCAGCGGGAGTAGCCGTGCCCGCCACACGCCATGCGACACACCTCGATGCCCGCGCTGGCCGTCCATGTGGTGAAGGCCTTCAGGCCCGCGGACAGGGCATGGAGCTGGGTACAGGTCAGACGATGGCACAGGGttatacaattatattgacaCAGGATGGTAGAGGATGGGCACAGGGTACAGTTATATTGGCACAGAAAAAGCAGCAAATTAAAAATGATGTAATTTTTAATATGAATGAGGATCTTTCATTTAACTCCCTAGAGTTGATTGACGCACCAGTGCGCCAGTCTAAGTtacataacaacaacaaaaaatccacatAAAAAAacctgtcagtttaagctagagatatgttttttgcattggatgtgtctcaatccaccgcatcctcCAGTGTCTCACTTCTGCGGTTGAAGGTttcagagctagagcggtgtttgtcagaccatgaaacatcccgaaaatcggtcttctcacgaaaaaatctgtagcgtccgaaccactctatggaaagcggagactctcacgaacacgttctccgttttgctctacaaccccccACAAATGTCAGAAGACTTGTCTGTAACGTTGATGTGTGGTAGCGtccgaaccgtttgggctacaaactcgTTTGAAGGTATCCATTACCGGTTTAAAAAAACGAATTAAAGTTTGAAGGACGTTTGTGCCTACCctaaaaaggggttaaatatataaaaaagacAATTAGTttcttatgatacattttttgactgtcctttttcacattatgaatgtgttattcaatgtgcttTAGTAGCAAAggccaaattaaatattttaatcaaataattgtttaaaattcaaaatcaaaatagctaaatgatccatagtatgaccatcttaaaacaattccatatgtcagcttagcaCCGTCCCTCCCCCAACGTCTTAGACTAAAGAATTAACACAGACGAAGCCTGTTGTCAAAACACCTCCATTAAACTTCAGCCgcttaaaatggattaaacatttCAAGACTATTCAGTGAGTGGAGTGTTTTCCcatttttcctggtcaggtcatgtggttaggaagacctttttttttttctttttttttaactctGGGCCATAGCCAGCCTTCTTTCATCATGTACTATATCAAGGGGAGGTATTTacttagcctgggtaccagtctgtttagctatcattccactccttgtaTAGCATGACACGGAGTACAAGGCGTGGAATGTTAGCAAAACAGATTCTGGATTTCAGGCTAGTATTTACTGTAAGTACCTCTGGTAGTTCACTGAAGTCTCCCTGGCTGATGTCTCCAGTGATGCGGTGGTAGACCTGGTTCATGTACTGACCAACAAACTTGTAGGCATAGGCTGTAGCCAGCAGGGGGAACAGCTTGTACTGTTGTGTCTGGTAGTCCATGATCTGGGGCTCCGCCTCCCTGGAGAAACCACAAAATAAGAATATAGACAGATGTAAGGTTAACGGTTCGATTGCTATCTTTTATATGTTAGTCTTAGAAGAACATTGAGATACAGATATTATATGAATAAGACTTCCTAATATCTACCCAAACTCTATGTAACATTATCTACATCAGCTCTCACACAATTAGAATAAGAGTATAGATTTTGTTAAAATGGTAAGGGTTATAGTACTTTGCTTTCTATTCTTGTTTGTGTCTGAGTGTGTTACTTGTGTATGGATGTGCGCAAGTATGTATGAGTATTTTTGTATTCCTTTGactatttacagtgccttgcgaacgtattcaccccccttggctttttgccaagaaactgaagatctcgtacaacgctgtgtactactcccttcacagaacagcgcaaactggctctatccagaatagaaagagtgggaggccccggtgcacaactgagcaagaggacaagtacattagagtgtctagtttgagaaacagacgcctcacaagtcctcaactggcagcttcatgaaatagtacccacaaaacaccagtctcaacgtcaacagtatagaggcgactctgggatgctggccttctaggcagtgttgcaaagaaaaagccatatctcagactttccaataaaaataaaagattaagatgggcaaaagaacacagacactggacagattaactctgcctagaaggccagcatcccggagtcacctcttgagacgactccgggatgaagaaagttatttgtttctggccattttgagcctgtaatcgaacccacaaatgctgatgctccagatactcaactagtctaaagaaggccaggtttattgcttctttaaccagcacaacagttttcagctgtgctaacataaattgacatttttttgttgttgcttttctttcaaaaacaaggacatttctaagtgaccccaaactttttaacagTAGTGTATTTTTCAGTAAATGTGTGTATCCAGGATCATGTTCATTAAGCACCAAACGGATGGAAACACACCAAAGCATAACACAGGAAAGTAGTATCTGTACAATAAGAATTTCAATTTCCGTCTCAAAACTTTTTGCTACAGTTTgtcctactgaacatgaccctggtgTGTACAGAGCTACAACTGACCCTGGGCGTATCTCAGACTGGTGCCGTACGGAACTGTAGCGGATGGCGATGGTGCAGGACTTGGCGAGGGCGTGGCCCGCTTCCCCCACGATCATGGACCTGATGAACACCATGGTGCCGTAGGTCAGCTTGGCACTGGGAGGCTTCACGTACGTACCATCTGCCTCCACCTGGTGGGGAGAATACATACGGTCTGTGGCAGCGGCTCCTcataggaggaaggggaggaccatcctcctcagtgaattttcttttctttttttttttaagaatgaaACTATAATAAATAtcttcacgtcaccaaataattgattaaaacacacttttttggACTGTAGCCGCAACAGCACTCTGgtgggtagcaccatggtgtagccggaggacagctagtttctgtcctTCTCTGGGAACATTGACAACATTACAAAGcccaggaggctcatggttcttacccccttccatagactcacactgtaattatgacaacttcagagctcttgcagcatgaactgacatgttgtccacccaatcaaacgATCAAATAATGAATCTAGTAcggaaagcataagctacagctagctagcgctgcataaaatgtggtgagtaacTGACtcaaagacaatagttgaacagctttgaaaaaatatatattttttttaaatgaaggtggagagagggagatagagagctAGTTATATGtcattgtatttttttctcacttagctagctaatgcagctagctagttttgcctactcaaacacccgtcTCAAACAGAAACAGattctatgttagctagctggctatcctATCCAGCACTGgcactcttccaagtcaaggtaagcttttagttttattaatttattgccaccggggcccaccggTTTAACTACTAAACTGCTCGCTGACTgcacactgtactgcatgattgtagcgggtttactaaagcgttagttctagtagctatgtagACTAatatgcgagaaggaatacaataagcaaagtgatcatgctgtttttatgtggctgctatgaaagtgagctgtttgtgtgtgatcagtggtgtattcattccgccgattctgttgaaaaatgtttcttaaactgaagcaaacggaacgggataaaatacctgaatttgtccaatataaactcTTGTTTGCCACTGC is a window from the Salmo trutta chromosome 38, fSalTru1.1, whole genome shotgun sequence genome containing:
- the LOC115178807 gene encoding peroxisomal acyl-coenzyme A oxidase 1 isoform X2; amino-acid sequence: MNPDITRERQNATFDVEKLTHILDGGIEKTKRRREIESLVISDPDFQSEDLNFLSRSERYDAAVKKSAQMILKLREYGISDPEEIYCYKSCVHRGRSEPLDLHLGMFLPTLLNQASPEQMETFFIPAWNLEIIGTYAQTEMGHGTHLRGLETTATYDPATQEFVMNSPTITSIKWWPGGLGKTSNYAIVLAQLHTQGKCHGLQAFIVPLRSMNTHIPLPGVVVGDIGPKFGFDEVDNGYLKLENVRIPRDHMLMKYAKVEADGTYVKPPSAKLTYGTMVFIRSMIVGEAGHALAKSCTIAIRYSSVRHQSEIRPGEAEPQIMDYQTQQYKLFPLLATAYAYKFVGQYMNQVYHRITGDISQGDFSELPELHALSAGLKAFTTWTASAGIEVCRMACGGHGYSRCSALPDIYVTFVPTCTYEGENTVMMLQTARFLIKSYRQASAGHQLSGIVSYLNESERRLQPQSVSSRPTVVNVNDLASLVEAYKLRAAKLVEMAAKSIQQELQKRVSQEDAWNNSAIDLVRASDAHCHYVVVKLFAAKLGEIGDTGLHSVLSTLALLYALQGIQQHSGDFLQTGLLSVPQLSQVSQRLKELLAQLRPNAVALVDAFDYRDEMLNSVLGRYDGNVYEHMFEWARRSPLNKTEVHESYHKYLKPLQANL
- the LOC115178807 gene encoding peroxisomal acyl-coenzyme A oxidase 1 isoform X1; this translates as MNPDITRERQNATFDVEKLTHILDGGIEKTKRRREIESLVISDPDFQSEDLNFLSRSERYDAAVKKSAQMILKLREYGISDPEEIYCYKSVFRGHHHEALGLHFVMFLPTLYTQCNKQQFKKWVPLAESFKALGTYAQTEMGHGTHLRGLETTATYDPATQEFVMNSPTITSIKWWPGGLGKTSNYAIVLAQLHTQGKCHGLQAFIVPLRSMNTHIPLPGVVVGDIGPKFGFDEVDNGYLKLENVRIPRDHMLMKYAKVEADGTYVKPPSAKLTYGTMVFIRSMIVGEAGHALAKSCTIAIRYSSVRHQSEIRPGEAEPQIMDYQTQQYKLFPLLATAYAYKFVGQYMNQVYHRITGDISQGDFSELPELHALSAGLKAFTTWTASAGIEVCRMACGGHGYSRCSALPDIYVTFVPTCTYEGENTVMMLQTARFLIKSYRQASAGHQLSGIVSYLNESERRLQPQSVSSRPTVVNVNDLASLVEAYKLRAAKLVEMAAKSIQQELQKRVSQEDAWNNSAIDLVRASDAHCHYVVVKLFAAKLGEIGDTGLHSVLSTLALLYALQGIQQHSGDFLQTGLLSVPQLSQVSQRLKELLAQLRPNAVALVDAFDYRDEMLNSVLGRYDGNVYEHMFEWARRSPLNKTEVHESYHKYLKPLQANL